attcttctaaataaagcacgaaaagaatatttactagacaaaatcaaaaacaactccTATgaaacatttcacttactttgaatactcttctcatattccctatattcatcaatctcatcttcgatcagatcaatcctagattcaagattatccatcttttttTCAAGTCTCTTGGAAGAAGCTTCAAGATCACTTTTCATGGAACGTACTTGTTCCAAgaaaagattcatggttaaagagagcttatcaaaatgagagacaGAGGAGTTCCCTTCTGGAGAGGATTCCCGTTTGTCAGAGCACATCTCACTatcggaagaatcaaaacgaatcttcttagagggaaaaagaacagtccaaacatcactttctttgcttgaaagacttgaggaggacatgatagaagagataaatgaaatgTTCATACTGTGGAGAAATCTTCATCTTTAAAAGGAGCGAAGACAGGGAATAAATTTCCCAAAATAAcccttgaccaaaaccctaacagagatTGGTTATCCCCAGAAGAAGTCTTATAGGAGGGAGCCGTTTATGAGCAAAAACAGTTTTAGGTCAAAACAAACAGAAGCGAAACAACCCTAGATTCAAATTTTTTATCATAACCCTCTTGAAAAATATGATTCTTGTCTTAAGAGAGATAGACAAGAATCATCATAAAAACATTTACAGAATGTAATTGTTCCAATCCAATGCAGGACTTGGAGGTTTCTCATGAGGGGATGAAGTATTGGTTATTCCATGCTTATGTGTTGTCtttaagaaagaagagttatgcacatcattctttCCCCTTTTTAACACAGTTTTGAATACCTTGATTATTGAACTTTGCAAACTATGCAATGCTTTGGAAATCTCTTTTGGAAAAAATGAGGGTTTCATAGGAGATTTCTTTTTCCTCCTCTGCAAACATCGTTTAGCAGAGGAGAACTACTTTCGATCTTTAGTGCTAATATCTTTAAGATGATCCTGATCATTGCACAAGGCGACCAACATACTTGGTAAGTTCTTGTGGTATTCCATATCATATTTTTCGTCAGGGTAACTTGAGAATGATATAAAGTCAGGAGAACCTTGCTGATAATAAGAATCACAATTACGATTGACAGCCTCCAGTCTTAAGTTAATCAGTTGACATTCTGTATCTTCAATCCTTTTAATCAAGGtttccttttccagttgaaacACTTCTGAAAAATAAGATCGTTCATCACGGAATAATCATGACTATTAGGAGGGCAAGTGTTATTATCATCAAGGAGGTTAAGAGAACATTCATAGATTTCATCCTATGGACaatagtcaagagtagccatccataCTTTGGTTAACTCATCAATCTCCGTATCAGGGTCTTTAGTAGTATCATGGacacttctatagcacttgaaactagTTTTGCTAACATATTTTTTCTAAACTTTCTTATCATTTTTATTGATTGGTTGAGCTCTCTTTTGatactttcttttactttgtctaagaGCTTTCTTgagttgttgtataaacagtgaccgAGTAGacttaaagcaattctcatccctttcatcaatcaatttaggacgtcgAGACCTTTTATCAGATGTAGCAACATGGTTGCTAAACCATTGACGTTTATCTCTTTGTTTAAGTTCGAGATCGAAAATTTtaaactttccaacaagagtatttctggaaagtatatcaaggttatttccctcaacgatggcatgcttcttagaatcgtatctagatggcagcgatatgggaattttcatcacaatatccttttcaggaatagtcttacccgatgcgaaagatgcattaacaatttcagacactttgtgattgaactcatcaaatgaatcttcatcttccatacgaaggttttcccaatcggaatttaggttttgaagcctggatttcttttcactggtattcccttcaaatacggtttctaagatatcccaagcatctttagaccgagtgcaattagacacatggtgctgaagattaggggtaatggcatgtatgatggcattcaaaccgtcgtagTTTTGCTTGGCAGAAAGTATCtctgcagcatcgtattcgcaaatattctttggaacaatagggttacctattgccacaacgagagcatcatagccatttactatatatacccatgattgaaaatcacgcgattgaagaaaagctcgcagagaaattttccaccataagtagtttgagccatcaaagactggtggtacgttaattgagataacacctctgttcaaatcgctacaaacacagacttttgaggtcctgaacgtgttttcctgctctgataccaattgaaaaagcgtaggtctaacaaccacacccaatgtttcggttagcaatctgtatggactaactccaatatactttcaagagaatcaactagacagttagactcaatcttaagaaatatatatcaaggagttaaatatctcaatctctaattcaatctgcaattagcaaatagaaatctgcgagcccgattgaatataagagatataaacttggacggtaccaaagaccaatatccaaggatcaatcaatttccaatcaacagccaaaggttggattttataattgatcaatacaacgcacaacctgtgatatttcaattatataacaaaatatagggatatttaatgtttggtacccaacaaatgtccaacacctagctttggtacccaacatttgaAATATTAATGGTTGGTACCTTGACCAGACGTTGACCGTTAACCACTATGCTTTGACCGGattgtttattattatttattaagaaatataatcttaatactaaaaataataattttcatattttccCTTCCCCAAAACTCTGTCTTCTTTATACCAATGGGTATAACATCCGGCAAAGTTTGCACCAATTGGTAGCTTCCGAGAAAATGGGTTTGGAAACCTTTTCGAGGCCAAAGAAAAAACTGTGCTCGGGTACAAGTATGCTAGAAATTTTGTAATGTTTTGATCCAAACCAAGAAATTAAATAGGGAAGAAATGAAGCTTAGTATTGTTCTCTCTATTGGTGATCATCAAAACCCAACTaaagaagaaaagttgatgaagaggagaagaagaaggaaatgttaattgcaaaaagaagaaaaaaatttgaggAAGAGCACAACAAGTATGAAATGTAGGGAAACagtggtttcctagtttaggttaaaTTCTTAGTTTGAGTTAATTACTATATTAAGATAGGATACCTAAAttgaccatggtttcctagttggaGATGGTTTCCTAAACCAATGAGGCCaagacttgggaaccaagtttgtgactcctatataaggaggtctaggctaaatgttttagtcatggaatcctcaatgtaaatctcgtagagatgtgagggattcttcccacctattgaggtggttatatgagagacctaatggtggaaggagtacaccattatggtgcttatgggatacttatcgatgttggaagatatgtcgttatggagtatacatatggagatgttggtaagacatcttgttgataagaagatcatcttggtggtgctggattagattattgatgttgagctaaaggcgtccatggtaatctatatcagggtgtgcagagaagatcatctccttatggtagataatgtggtaaacgttatctcgtatgggtgaaaacgctactttggatcttatagggtgcttgtgagagttcttgtgttcggtcacgttttggtgagtcgatggattgatatagtcagtcagttgtgtaattctcagtggtgattctataatgaataaagaggtcgtagacgtttggtggatgtagacaatattcaCAATTGTgcatattgttgaaccacgttaaatccgtgagtactttaattcttgttgcttttgtttatggcttgcatctgtgtggttctctttctcttcttcttatcctagatcgtagtgaggttcctggagcaatccgagagatcaagtgtttcttgttagctatttTGTTTCCGTAGTATTAGCatgtagatggctctgaaccccaacaattggtatcagagctttaggttagataccaattgccccaacaattggtatcagagctttaggCTGGATAGAAGGTTTGAAGAGAGAAGTTTTTTTTGGGTTTTCTGGATCAACAGAAAATTTTGAAGACaaaggatttggtttcatcaagtatgtgagGATTTGATGTTATAGATTCCGAAGATGCGATGTTATCAAGTATGTGTAggatttgatttcatcagttttGGGAACAAAGCAAAGTAAAGCGTACTTATGAAGGAATGAGATTATATCAGGTGATCTGCATTCAATATGGTCAAGATGTATGGTCTTGATGTTTTGGTGCTCTACATTGGAGATTTGGAATTGATTTTTTATCGGAGCATAAACCTTATATGCATGGCAtcaagtaagtttatttattctctatactTCGTACCATATTCTTGTGAAATGTTTGAAAGACTTGCGTAGTTGTTTTTCAATTAATCGGTGTTTGCTTGGCAAGACACAAGAAAGCAAGAGTATTGTAGTTGAGATACAAATATTGGTTTGTATGTTGGTGGAAGTAAAGATGAAATATTAGCATGTTAAAGTCTCATTATTGTTCCAAACAAAGGGAAACTATAATTTGGTTATCAATCATCATCAATTGGATcatgttgttgtttttctttaaCCTGacgttgaagaatgtgaagatgaaTTTATACTCGTTCTGCCTTAGTTGTTTGTTACAATAAGGATTTTGGGAAATCTCGTAGTAGGTTTCGTTTTGGAAGTATTGACTGTTGGCCAGGGTTTGATATGTTCCAGaagtgaagagtttgattttCAGTCTTAGTATTTGAAGCATGTGGCTACAAATAAATTACATGACATGGATCGTTGGATGCGATCTGATATtggttgtggtggagctatggaTTCTTATTATTGTATAAGAAGCAGTTGGTCGACACAGTTTGTAGGGTTTGTTTGTCTGTGTTGAGTATGGCATTGTGTCGGGTAGAACAATGTTTTCTGGAGTTTGTCTCGTACTATTTCCAATGTAGAAGCTAGATAGTTTGTGATCTTTTTGATTCTTGTCGATGACGTTCTGTCGAAGAGTTGTTTTGTTATACACCATTTTAAGTCGATCGGGGATAGTTGAAGTGCAAGACCGTTGTGAGAAACAGGTTGGTCTATTTGTGTTGCAGATACGTTCCTACTTTGGTGAAGACCCGttgtgaggaattaaaaaggtatcgcttggacacttcaagagtttaaagaataaagatacaataCTACAATATGTGTGGTGGTGTGGTTATGGAAGCTAGCGCATACTACTTAGGAGAAAACACGGTGCATGAATTTGACAGGGCTAAAATTTCGGCGTGTTTTTCCTATAACCTTTTATTTTCATTGGCTATTTGATTTATTGATGATCGGTGTGAGACTTTCTATTGGAGAGAGCTACATTATAGCAATGATAATATTTGGGGGTTTGCTCGTACCAGCCAAACGCTTTTTCAAACTAGCACCTCACTGACTTGAGCTCCTATCTATGTTAACTATCCTTACAAAGAGTTAACAACACACAAAATTCCGAACTAGGCAAGAACAAACCTACTTAGTTATTGTAAGGGCGAGGTTTTATCCGCCAACTCTTTGTTCCCGGCCCAGGCGCCTACTTCCTTGACGGTCCATATCCGACGCCAAACGCCTGAAAGTTCTCTCTGCAAGCTTCGTGGCACCGATCCCCGCAAACATTTTTCATCTCTTGATTTCTAGTGAATCCTTTTCCCATTCTTTCTTGGTTGGCAAATCCAACCGGTGATTTCCTGATTTTGAGAAGGCAAGTCTCTCTCCCAGAGCAGTTTAATCCAAGAAGATAGAGAGTCTCATATACGAGAAAAGGTCACAAATGAAGTTGAACCAAGTAACATTGCAAAGGCATAATGATAAACAAATCCACTTTGAAGTTGACTGATTCGCTCGGCCAATCGTCGGAATGTGTACGAGATACCATAAGGGCTCAAGATCTCAATAACACCTTTTTCTAAATCTTCGAATGAGACTTCATATCCGAAACGCAGGAAGGATCTGACTAGAAAGTCATTCAAAACTTGATCGAAGAACCAGCGTTTATTGAAGAAGCAATAGAGTCGATTACAAAAAGTACTTGTTTGAAATGCTCGTTGGAATTGATCCGCTACGGGATTGACATTATACGCTACAGAATCCGCTTCCCCCTTTCTAGATCTCTCCTTTTATGCGTGGGGCAACCGATGCTCCGAGAAATGACTAACGGAATCACGTGAACAGTCAAACGAGAAAGCCTTTGATCGGTTGCGCGCGGAATGATATTAGATGACTATGGAACTTGGGGCTAGTTTGTAAGCCCCTCTTTCGTGTGCTAGCCGACCGATAACTAGCATCCATCCATTGCCAGGTTCATCTCTAATGTGATGAAAGTGGGTCTCAAAAAGGGATATAGTAGGTTCAAATCGTCTTTCTTAGGGAGTTTACTGACTCATATGTTCTATCTTTATCACAGAACAATCTAATGGAAGCAGATGACATGTCAAATTTATTTACAGAGCAGGCTTTCTCTTACAAAACGAGGATATCCAGACTTTGCAGATAAGGTTTTTTGTAGTTCAGGATCGGATTGACCATGAATTTCGTATAATAAGTGAGCAGAACCAGGTTGTCAGATAGAGCGCTTCGTAATGACTATAAGTCTTTTTAGGACAGAAAAACTAGATCCAGCAAATAAGTAAAGGTGTTCTCATGACTGGAGCTACCCACTTCGATCTTGGATCATATGGTAACTTTTTGCTGGTGATATGATTCCACTTTCGCCAATTCCTAGACCAAGTCCAGTAATTGACTCGTTACACCATTCGTTGGATATGGCTTCTAACCCGATATTGATTGACGCATTCAGTTTTCTCGATGTCAATCGAGAAGGAATATGCATTTCAGTCTCAATCTCGATCATTGAATTGAAGTCTTTCTTTTATCATATGTAAGTATGGTCTGTATAATAATAAAGAAAGTACAGAAGCTTGTAGTAGTAGTCTCAATTCCTTGCCATGTTGGCAATTCAAATGAAGTTCAGTAACTTTCTTGGCTAACTTCTTAGGATAGGTAAATAGTAGACTAAGACAGTTATAGATTTAATTCCAACATAGCACTCAGAAAGAGGGAGATGCGGAAACAGAGTTCTTTTAGTTAGTAGCACTGGTCATACCATTACAAGTAGAACGAACCTAGCTTGGGCGAGGATTCCATAGTGTACTGTGACTCCAATAGGCGTACTAAATCTGTTTCGAGAAAGAGAGTAGGGTATAAGTTTTCTAGTAAACTATATGTTCTCATTTTAAAATTAGTAAAAATAAGAATCATAAAGCATTGGGCTATGCGGAAACCTAATCACCCGGGCAAGCGCGTTATGGCAAGCTTAATTAGAACTTTTTTCGATGATTGGTGAGCTCTGCTCCGGATCCCACTTTTCCACTTGCACCTGCTGACCGAGCTGACGTTGTATTCTCTTCTCCAAGATCACCAACTACTGACCTATTTGACCAAGGTCTTCCTTATACAGCAGATCTCATCCAATAGAATCCTGATTTGACACTCAAAGTAAACGTGAATAGTTCACTGAACTTTTTTATCCATCTTGCAGTGATAGGGAATGCATGTAGTCTCGAGCCAAATAACAGAAAAGGGATCAAGAAAGCGAAGGATAACATATTGATGCCACTATACCTGAAGATCTCAGGATGATTATCTACCGCCTCGTGCTCGCGCCACAACCATCTCTTTTTGATAGGTTTTATGGAATGATGCCTGCTGCTTCATATGGGAGAAAAGAATAATAGATATGACGGTCATTAGAAGGAAGAAGCGCCAGAGAAAGAGTCCTCGTGTATCATCTGTCGCAAAACTATGAACGGAAGCTAGCAACCCGGACCGTATTGAAGAGGTTCCTAAGACACAAGATAGAAGAGTGACAATATTCAGAAGCAAGGTCCAAGAATTCAGAAGTGGTAGAATGACTGAATGAATACAAGCTGTGGCTAATACCCGAGGCATAAAAGAAGCATTTTCTACGGGATCCTGAAACCACCAGCCACCCCAACCTAATTCATGATGAGCCCACCAACTTCCTGGAAAGATGCCTACGGTTAAAAAGTACCGACATGTCAAGATCCAAATTCGAATAGGTTCCAGTTCCTGGTCAGAAACCATTGTGCTCGCGCCGGCGGTCCAACAAAGAGACGAAGTAGTGGTGCCTACATCTTTGAATTTCAGGAGTCGGGATTCGACGCATCCAGCAGAGCGAAGCAAGGTTCCATTATTTTCGGCGGCATCATTCCGCATTGGCGGCGAGTGACATGTCACAGTCTCATTCAACATTTTGGATCTACATTCGCTAATCTCGATGAAAGAGCAGGTAACTACATAAGGCAGCTTTCCCCGCTCTGTCTTCTTTACGATTTAGGGGTACTTACTCGTGCACGGAATCAAACAAGATGAGCTTCTGGGGAGCGGTCTTATTGCCGCATACCACGGTGGGGTCTTCGACTGGGGTGAAGTCATAACAAGGTAGCCGTAGGGGAACCTGTGGCTGGATCGAATCAGAGAGGGCCAAGAAAACGGATGCGCGTGCTAACGCGCAACAGCTTTATAGGTAGGAGCCGTTGCTTGTTGGCACGTCCTTTTGTGACACGTTGACCAACTTTACCTCTTGTTCatcaatttctaaagaaaaaccgGGCACTTTGGTGAGACGTGAAAAGACCCGATCCCATTCTGACTTCGATAGGTGGAATCGTCTCACACCATATGTATTGAGAATATTCGGGAGACGTGGTACAAATGTTGGGCCTACTATACCCATTTGGCTCTATAAGTGAGAATGACTTTGATAATGGAATCAACTAATTCAATTGGGTACTCTTACTAAAATCTAAATAACATCAAAGTGTTGCAACTCGCAGAAAGAGACCCCCTAAAAAAGAAAGGAAGGCGACTTGACTATAATTCGGATCCTTCCGTGAGCAGTAAGTAGAAGATCTACCCTTCTTTATGGAAAGCAGGTGGAATTCTTTCAAGGTCGGTAGATCCGGTCGAGGTGGTTTTACCAGCGCGTAGGTAGTCTAACTTCCTATGACCGAGTCTTTATGGCCCATGTGAACATTTGTTCTGTATGTATTAAAGAAAGCCTCTCTAACTGATGAAAAGTGGTCGGTGTCCACTAACAACCATTCCTAGTTCGGCTCTGATAACGCAATTCCGGGAGGAGTCGATCTAAGGGCACTGGATCCCTTTGGACCTGGAGAAGGTGTGACGCTGGGTCGGGGTTTGGTGAACCAACTGCTCGCTCCTCTAGTGTTGATTAAGTCTCGGGTCCCTTTTTCTTTGCCTAGGTTAGACCTTCGGAATACCCCAGAAGGGGATTTTTCTCTACTCCCCCAATCTTCACTTTACACCCCAAGCTGCTCAACAGTAGCTCAGCTCCTAACCGAGTTTCCTTCCGCTGTTGAGCTAACATTGTTTTTATTTCGTCTGTAGCTCTCGTTCCTAAGCGAAGATTGATTGACGAAGACGGATATTCGTTATTGGGGATTGGAGTTACCTTGCTTGACACTAAGTACATTATCTGACATGCCCAGTATTGCGGTCATTCTTCCTAAATTGGTGTCCAATCCTATCTTTGGTACAGGTCCCGTGTTCCCATTAGCTCTACTATTTACCTATCCTAAGAAGTTAGCCAAGAAAGTTACTGAACTTCATTTGAATTGCCAACATGGCAAGGAATTGAGACTACTACTACAAGCTTCTGGACTCGACCATGTATTTCTTAGGGTTCTAAGCTCTTTCATAGCTATTTCTTTGATCAGACCATCTCAAGAAGAAGATCTTTGTTGGACCGCCGACACGAGCACAGTGGTTTCTGACCATGAACTGGAACCTATTCAAATTTGGATCTTGACATGTCGGTGCTTTTAAAAGTGGGTAGCATAATCCATACAAACTTGAGATCCAACACCATGATAAAATACTACCTTCATGATTAGACCATGTCCCTGAGATTTGATAAATGAAAGGTGCATTAGCGGTTAATACGTTGTAATTGGATAGGTTATTAGGAATATGATAGAACGAAAGACCAAGGAAAGGAAGAAGAATACACAAAAATGCAGGTGATGCTCCAAACGCTGGTGTTTGTTTCTTGTTGTAAGTGAATGCAATGAAAAGACCCGGAAATAACGAATAATGAGAGAATTCGTTTATTGACATTGCGTGCTCATTTCCTTCTGCTTTGTTAATCATCCCGCAGGAGGCCCGAAGGTCTGAAAGAACAAGGAGCTCACCCGATCTAGCTTTTTTTGATTGAATTCCCGATTGGAAGCGATCTAGTCTTGTTTGAACATCAAggtcatatacatatatatttaacACATAAACGTCGAAAGCAGAGGTGAGAGGGTGAGGCGAGGGCCCGTGAAGACGCTGATATTGTTGGAGTGGAACAATAGGTGTAAACAACTGACGGTATACGGAGTTGTTCTCTCCCTCTACTCAATGACTGATTCATCATATGGGAAGGTACGAAAGATCACCCCTTGAGATGTATATCTTCTTGCCGAGGATTCATTTTGTGTATGCGAGCCGCTGGAATACAAGGGAGTAGGGAATCTAGACTTAGGGGAAGCAGTCGCAGTTGTTACTATAACATATTATGTCTCCACAGGTTGACTCTCGTTCCTTTCAGTTCGCGTTTAGCCCTAAATTTCTTTATTCTATCACACACACAGAAAGAAAGAGTCTAGCTATTGAGACAAATAATAAGAAATCTGACCGGCTTAGTCGAGTGGGTTCATAAAGCACGTATATCTAGGGGATTCATAGCGAGTTCGATCACGACAGCACTTTAGAGTAAAATTCCATATCTAACGACCAGTCATATAGGTGCATTAATAGCTGATCAAAGGCAAGATGTCATCTTCTTGAATTCTCGACAATGTATACAAAATGTGATCCACGGGTTAGTACAAGATTCGTAATGTCGTTTCCACGGCCTTCTTCAATGGCTCGGTTAGGCACTTTCGTTAGACTAGAGAGGAATGTATATCGTCGAAAGAATGTTAACACTGACTTGCACGGAACAACAATCGAGATTCTTTGGACCATCTTTCCGTCTATCATCCTCATGTTCATTGTTACACCATCGTTTTCTCTCCTATACTCAATGGACGAGGTCGTGGTAGATCCATCCATTACTATTTCTACCACGTCTCGACCCCTATAAAAAAAGTAAGGTCTTTTCTGGTGACTTATTGGCTAAATTTGCCCTGGTTAGTCTTGAAACTCTTAAATCAGTCCACCTCGCAATGCTATTCTTTCTAATGCATATCTTACTTTACCAGGCTGAAAGGGTCACGCTTTTACGAAGCTCGTCTCACGATGTCATCATCTTGCTTTCACGAACACCTGGTTTCAGAAGCAAAGGCATATCCTTCATGCAAAGGATTGAATCCTGTTTTGGACACTCCTCATTTGTGAAGAGAACTGCTCTTGTGGCTGAGTTTCATTAGTACTGGCAGCTTGTTCGAGATTTGGGGCTATAACACTCAGTAGTTCTACCATAGTTCGGTGAAGCAACTCAATGAGAAAGGTTTAACCAGTCTAGTGTACTTATCTAATATAACCTTCTAGAACAGATAAATCAGTAGTTGAGGAATGTATTCTTTCTTTCTTGCTTTACTGCTTTAGTGTCTTGCTTGCTAGCTCTTCAATTTCGCATAGTGAAGGTTGCTAGTTACTAATATATGCATTCTTTTATTTTACAATCCGATGGAAGTTGATAGGACTGTGTTGACTGAAGCTTGAGGTACCTAGCGCTCTTTGCAATTGAATCAGAACTAGAATCCCCTTGTTTATCCGGGTCCGAGGGTTCAAACGCAAGATAAGGAGCTGCTCTCTTTGCGATGAATCCAATAGTTACGATATCCCCGCACAGATGTTCTAGAATGCGCCGTTTTCTTTGTTAGAAAGCCCTCTTGCTGCTTGAAAAGGAACTCATGACATAAATTGACACTATTCAATGTCTCGAGTAGGCCAATTGCCTTTCGGTTGTGACATTGAGTAGGTCAGTCAACGTCGAATTGACATAGATAGACACTTTATCGAATTGACCTACTTATTTTTTAACTATGAGGTCTCGAATATACTACCAAAGGCCCTAGCTTTTTCTTTCGAGACTCTCCCTTTTATTGAAAGTTTTGACTCTTCGCATTTATAGAAAGAACCTAAAAGACAGGAATCCTACCAAGGTCCCATTTTTCCATCTTTGTTGTCCATTTCGTTAAGGTAGAAAGAAGAAAAGATCAATAAGTGATATGTAACCAGTGATCAGGAGATATACGCACCTTAGTGATGTAACACCTTTCAGATCAATTCTTCTAGCAGAACCGTGTTAGATACACCTCATAAACCGTTGGATATGAGGTGTTTGTCTTCGACTATGTCTACTGTGAGTAACTATACCAACCATCCTTACTAGTgtctaatcctttttttttatagagTCCGTTCGTTGGGTGATGCTTGAATGCTTCCTCCCTCCAGGTATCCGCTATTCGGTGCGGAGTTGAATCCGTAAAATGAGAAGAAAGAGGAGAATGTGGATCTCAGAATATCCCTACCGCTACCCACTATCTCAATTGCATTTCAAGCTTCTCAAACGAACTGTGAAAGCGCCTGCCCGTGGGCTTTGTCTCGAATGCGCCTATAGAAAGTTCATAGGTTGTTGGAAGCTCTCTCCGTCGGCTCTTAGCCTTTCTTTATAAAATAAGGTGGCATATCGCTACTTCTTCCTTTCTTATTGTCTTATTAAGCATTTTTCCGGAAGTTCCTGCCTTCCCCCTTAGAGGGATGGCACAAAAGCAGCAGATATTGAAACTAATAGCAAAGAAGGCTAGGCTCCTCGAACCATATTATATTAGATCTTACTATACCGTAATTCTCTAATCTCGATGAAAGAGCAGGTAACTACATAAGGCAGCTTTCCCCGCTCTGTCTTCTCTACGATTTACGGGTACTTACTCGTGCACGGAATCAAACAAGATGAGCTTCTGGGGAGCAGAGAGGCCCCTCCCCATCTCTAGCTGGCAGGGATTAGATTGTGTCTGTTAGTCCGACAGGTAGAAGTCAGCTGGGAATTGGGTACGAGAATTGGGACAAATCTTTCACTCACGGAGACTATGTCAGGTTTCCAAAATTACTGTTCCAGATAGCCATCACCCTACTCGCAATATTATTCCTTCGTTCCTCCATTGTTGTAGTTAAGGCCGCCATGATTGTTCCAGGTTCCCATCTTTGGGGTACTTTTTGGAGTCCATTTAATGCCGTCATGATTGTTCCAGGTTCCCACCTAATGGGTGCCCAAAC
This is a stretch of genomic DNA from Papaver somniferum cultivar HN1 chromosome 1, ASM357369v1, whole genome shotgun sequence. It encodes these proteins:
- the LOC113350922 gene encoding uncharacterized protein LOC113350922; its protein translation is MLNETVTCHSPPMRNDAAENNGTLLRSAGCVESRLLKFKDVGTTTSSLCWTAGASTMVSDQELEPIRIWILTCRYFLTVGIFPGSWWAHHELGWGGWWFQDPVENASFMPRVLATACIHSVILPLLNSWTLLLNIVTLLSCVLGTSSIRSGLLASVHSFATDDTRGLFLWRFFLLMTVISIILFSHMKQQASFHKTYQKEMVVARARGGR